Genomic window (Neurospora crassa OR74A linkage group VI, whole genome shotgun sequence):
TAGGCGATGGTGATGGCATAGGTAACTCTCGTACATCACTATCTTCGAAACTCGATCTTTGCCCAGTAACACAAATGTGAACAGCCGGGCAACCTACTTGGAACGTTCACGTCACTTTGTGATGTTTGGCACACAGTCTCGCTGCATGTCCCCGCCCGGCGTATGTTAATGTGATGGCACGGACGGGTGTTAGACTGTTAACAGCACTGCCCCTCGGAGCATACAAAACAGTGCTGTACTCTGCCCTGGGGATGCAATTGCGATTTCATCCACTCGACACGGCACCCATTCTGCGAACGGCAACACCCTCCCTCCGGATGAACAGGCAAGCAACAATCCTGTTTGGATTTCCGAGTGCTGGTGTTCGAATGTTCATCGTCGAGATACCCCAGTCGACTTGCTCTTTCCGCTTTGGATAACCTCTAGACTAACTCTCTTGCTTCTTGCAATAACTGCCCTGTATCCAAGGCTTAAGCTTATAACTGAATAATTGCTTGGCTTGCTTGGAGGCCGGCAACAGTGTCAATGTGCAGAGCATCGCTCACTACCTCTATCCATCAAGCCAAGAACCAACCCGACTGGGACCATAGCACCACTTACTTGCAGGCCAATGTCAATTGTTGATGTTTCCTTCTTACATAGTAGCCTTCCTCTTTGTCTATTGTATCATTGCATCTTGATGGGCTGTTTAACGTTCTTCGTCGACACACATTTCAAGAAGACTGGGGAAACAGCAGGTGACAAATTGCTAAAAGCCGGTATTCTCAGTTGATGTTGTTCAACTGAATGGCAGGACTTGCTGGACCTCACAGGCTATCCCGTTACTGACCACGATACGATATCcactttctttctctttccgtGTCTCCCTAAAATAATCGTCTCGTCTTATTGCGCTCCTTCGTAATTGtctctccctttttttcattttttttctctactttattgttctctctctttccccAGTCGAGGCCCGATTCCATCTCtcccattttttttttcccttccttccgttTCCACTTTCGAACAAGTCGGCCTCCAATTCACGGAACCATCTAGACTCCCGGTCTATCCATCTCAACGCCGGCCATTTCCAAGATTTCCGGAgacctcgtcgtcggcgaCTTTCCTTTACAGCgcaagaccaccaccaccatcatcgcgCGCTTTTATCAACTTCCTAATTCTCCCGGCTTTTGGCACTCTCACCTCTTTACCTTTCTAAACTCTTTTTATTGAGCCCTCTGGATCATCATCGGTCTCAGCGGCCCCATTTCacacctcatcaccacccttTCCATCTTGGGTGTCTCTTTTGCCACTTCCATCCGCAAGGGTAACTTGGAACTTCCACATTCAAGTGACTCTGCCAGCAACCAACCGGAAACTGGGGCAATTCCTTATTAGAGTTTTACCTCCTGTTCGTTTTCCTTCAATAGAATCGCTTCATCAACTTTTCCACTTCCTCTACCAGAACGCGGGAACGGCAAGGACGAACGCAACCACCTTTTgcttccccctcttccctttctgcCTGCTGTGCGCGTCACGCCTTTTACGTCAGGCAACCTCGTCGTCACCATACCAGGCTTGCTGAGCAACAACACACGACTGACTACTCACACCTTTCACACACGGTCACGGCCACCTAAAGTACTCACTAACCTCTTGACCACCTCATCATCCGTCACCCACAATCACAACACACCCCTGCCTTATTTACCTCATTAACTCTCGAACCCACACTCGGGCCTTCACCGCTCAACAGTCCAAAATTACCTTGAACGCATTTCCCTTTCATCATCGCTGTTTCCATCGACGTCCTCCATAATAAGCAGACGCAAGCGGCATCAAGGATTTTTAGATTTTGAGTTCCCCAAGAGCCGGAAAGAAAGAGCgcagaaagagagaaaagatgGATCCCTCGCGTCGCGGGGTTGTCAACGGCGCAggggccgccgccgccgccgccgcaagtggcagcagcagcagcagtaacagcagcaacaaacacggcggcagcagcgccTCGGGGCCCGCACCGAAAAAGTCGAGCAGAATGAAGGAGGTGGTCAACTACGACGAAAAGAAGCATCTCCTCGACTTGGAGGAGGACATTACCCACCCGGTTGCGCACAGGCAGCTGAACGAGCTGGAAGAACATGTCAATGATCTTCATGAGTCGTGGGAGACGGAGTCCATTTTTGAGGAGATTTTGGAGGATATTACAGAAGACAAGTTCTTCACCGATGGTAGGTTTCACATCTCTCACAGTCTCAGGTACGGGATCTGCGGGTTTTGTTCTTCTGGCAGGCCTTTGATGGCTTTGCAGGTACAAACGGGCCGTTCTGAGCTTCTTTCAGTTTGTGAACTGAAGGTGAGAATGGGTACGGTGGAACGGGTATAAAGCATTGCGTCGGAAGCGGCGGAAAGCGCAAGGGAACTTGAAACACTGGTCAAATGCTGTCAAGAAGGCATTATGCTAACTATGAATTGCTGCTTAGATCCTGAAGCTTGCACTCCGGAGGAAGCGGTCGAATATCGACGACTTCTTAGACTGGTCGGACCTAAGGTGTTCGTCCAGCGAACCGTAGACGCAGGCGTCATTCCCATCAAGAAGCTCCTCACAGCCTTCGGCATTCGTCCGCCCGCCTTCCTGGAAGGCGCAGGCGATGATGCCTACTTCAGCCTGCTCACGCTGGCCATGACCCGCGAGATCCAAAAGCGGGCAAAGCTGATGAAATACAACACCATTGACGACGCCGTGGAGCTGCTCAAGCGGTCCAAGaacatcatcgtcctcaCCGGTGCCGGCATCTCCACCTCGCTTGGAATCCCCGACTTCCGCTCCAAGGGCACCGGTCTCTACTCCAAGCTCGAGCACCTCGGTCTCAGCGACCCCCAGGAGGTCTTTGACATCAACATTTTCCGCCAAGACCCCAACATCTTCTACTCGGTGGCGCGCGACATCCTGCCCAACACGGAGCGCTTCTCGCCGACACACGCTTTCATCGCGCTCCTCCAGCAAAAGGGAAAGCTACTAACCAACTACTCGCAAAACATCGACAATCTCGAAGCCAAAGCGGGAATCCACCCGGACAAGCTCGTGCAATGCCACGGCTCCTTCGCCACCGCCACCTGCGTAAAGTGCGGCTACAAAGTCCCCGGCGAATCCATCTTTCCCGAAATCAAGGCCGGCCGCATCCCGCGCTGCCGCAAGTGCGCCCAAGGCAGCCGCACAACCAACAACTCGTCTCGCAAGCGCAAGCTCCTCCGCGACGGCACCGAGAAGAAGCCGCGCCGTGTCAAGCCCGGCGAATACGACAGCAATTCCGATTCTGAATTCgaccacaacagcaacaacaacaacagcaaccactTCTCTTCCGATCCTTATTACTCGTCCGAGCATGGCTCCAACACGATGGGATGCGGGGTTATGAAGCCCGACATCACCTTCTTCGGCGAAGCCTTGCCGGACGAGTTCTCGACGCGGCTCACGGAGCACGATCGCGACCTGGTCGACTTGGTCATCGTCATTGGCACTTCGCTCAAGGTCGCCCCCGTTTCCGAAGTCGTCCCCTTTTTACCACCGCACATTCCGCAAATCTACATCTCGCGCACGCCCGTCTCGCACGTCAACTTTGACATTGACCTTCTCGGCGACTGCGACGTGGTCGTGTCCGAACTGTGCAAGCGCGCCGGGTGGGATCTCCAGCATGAGATGATTCCGGAGAACCAAGTGATTCGTACGGAGCTGGCAGAGG
Coding sequences:
- the nst-1 gene encoding chromatin regulatory protein sir2, with the translated sequence MDPSRRGVVNGAGAAAAAAASGSSSSSNSSNKHGGSSASGPAPKKSSRMKEVVNYDEKKHLLDLEEDITHPVAHRQLNELEEHVNDLHESWETESIFEEILEDITEDKFFTDDPEACTPEEAVEYRRLLRLVGPKVFVQRTVDAGVIPIKKLLTAFGIRPPAFLEGAGDDAYFSLLTLAMTREIQKRAKLMKYNTIDDAVELLKRSKNIIVLTGAGISTSLGIPDFRSKGTGLYSKLEHLGLSDPQEVFDINIFRQDPNIFYSVARDILPNTERFSPTHAFIALLQQKGKLLTNYSQNIDNLEAKAGIHPDKLVQCHGSFATATCVKCGYKVPGESIFPEIKAGRIPRCRKCAQGSRTTNNSSRKRKLLRDGTEKKPRRVKPGEYDSNSDSEFDHNSNNNNSNHFSSDPYYSSEHGSNTMGCGVMKPDITFFGEALPDEFSTRLTEHDRDLVDLVIVIGTSLKVAPVSEVVPFLPPHIPQIYISRTPVSHVNFDIDLLGDCDVVVSELCKRAGWDLQHEMIPENQVIRTELAEGYNSRHVFTQVEPKPKPTVVAELTHHSTPKEVAKEQREANREERRRKREEREREMREQEDMKAAAERVKKLEKRAEKERKRELKEKEREMAMQDKEKEGKKESGGKVKEKMVAKEKGKGVENGKSAEGKGSEKGGEE